A single Acidobacteriota bacterium DNA region contains:
- a CDS encoding tetratricopeptide repeat protein, whose protein sequence is MDNSPNLSEREVFEAALQIVGEERDAYLQEIGEERPELEKRVRALLLAHDRTELVAMPLERPAPLPKEREHVGPYRLLEPLGEGGMGVVYIAEQTEPVRRRVALKLIKAGMDSKELLGRFHAERQALALMNHPNIARILDAGSTGDGRPYFVMEYVRGVQLLEYCDRRQLSIDERLALFVDICLAVQHAHQKGVIHRDIKPTNLLVEEVDGKATPKVIDFGIAKALHQRLSDITLHTRVGKIIGTPDYMSPEQAETSALDVDTRSDVYSLGAVLYELLTGLRPFNFRKKAFAEIQQILVERDPKPPSARVREGEEAAFARAQRRRADTETLFRTLRGDLDWIIMKALAKDRGRRYATASELAADIQRYRAREAVLARPPSTSYRIGRFVRRHSLMLTAAGLALLALLIGTLGTSIGLVRARQEAERAKVSAAVAEEVNRFLNDDLLAAVAPERQGIDVSVREVLDTAAQRIEGQFPDQPLVEASLRQTIGQTYSLLGVFDAGEPHLLRARSLFEEHLGPADAKTRGLYLRLGRLYRADGRLDEAEDALEKALRHAPPGPETADSVSLGALEDLAVVQYQAGDYERAEELYQRVLEARTRLAGRQDPETMRVLGNLAIVYRFLERWEEAEDIHREVLAINREHYGPEHPRTLNAISRFAALYLGWGRNGEAEELLEEALGPMRRVMGAEHPETLVMANNLGWLYLQQERYSAAEELLLENFEIKRRALGELHPSTVEGLQNLVILYQRTGDEERHADFLERYAETLRRVCEGPTARTRDRIDYANLLLTAAVPKLQDPTQALSVARQAVDATDRGDAEALMILARAQEQTGDHSQAVSTAREALGLTDEGSEVRSKLASLLAELNPSPANGAEGPAAGADPASL, encoded by the coding sequence ATGGACAATTCGCCAAATCTCTCAGAGCGCGAGGTCTTCGAGGCCGCCCTGCAGATCGTCGGGGAGGAGCGGGATGCCTACCTCCAAGAGATTGGAGAAGAAAGGCCCGAGCTCGAGAAGAGAGTTCGGGCCTTGTTGCTGGCCCATGACCGCACGGAGCTGGTCGCGATGCCGTTGGAGCGGCCCGCTCCCCTGCCGAAGGAGCGTGAGCATGTAGGCCCCTATCGCCTTCTGGAGCCCTTGGGCGAAGGGGGCATGGGAGTCGTCTACATCGCCGAGCAGACGGAACCGGTCCGCCGCCGGGTCGCCCTCAAGCTGATCAAAGCGGGGATGGACAGCAAAGAGCTCCTGGGACGCTTCCACGCGGAGCGCCAGGCTCTGGCCTTGATGAACCACCCGAATATCGCCCGCATCCTCGATGCCGGATCCACCGGGGACGGTCGCCCCTACTTCGTCATGGAGTATGTCCGGGGCGTTCAGCTGCTCGAATATTGCGACCGGCGGCAGCTCTCCATCGACGAGAGACTCGCGCTCTTTGTCGATATCTGCCTGGCGGTTCAGCACGCTCACCAGAAGGGCGTGATCCACCGTGACATCAAACCCACCAACCTCCTGGTGGAAGAGGTGGACGGCAAGGCGACTCCCAAGGTCATCGACTTCGGTATCGCCAAGGCCCTGCACCAGCGGCTCAGCGACATCACGCTGCACACCCGCGTCGGAAAAATCATCGGAACACCGGATTACATGAGTCCGGAGCAGGCCGAGACCAGCGCCCTCGATGTCGACACCCGCTCCGACGTCTACTCCCTGGGAGCGGTCCTCTACGAGCTGCTCACCGGGCTGCGACCGTTCAACTTCCGGAAAAAGGCCTTCGCGGAGATCCAGCAGATCCTGGTCGAACGGGATCCGAAGCCGCCGAGCGCACGGGTCCGGGAGGGCGAGGAGGCAGCCTTCGCTCGAGCTCAGCGCCGTCGGGCCGACACCGAGACGCTCTTCCGCACGCTCCGCGGTGACCTCGATTGGATCATCATGAAAGCCCTGGCGAAGGACCGGGGCCGACGCTATGCCACCGCCTCTGAGCTAGCGGCGGACATCCAACGCTACCGTGCCCGGGAAGCCGTCCTGGCCCGGCCCCCTAGCACCTCCTATCGCATCGGCCGCTTCGTCCGGCGCCACAGCCTGATGCTGACCGCCGCCGGGCTGGCCCTTCTCGCCCTGCTCATCGGCACCCTCGGAACCTCCATCGGCCTCGTCCGGGCCCGGCAGGAAGCGGAGCGGGCGAAAGTCAGTGCCGCCGTCGCCGAGGAGGTCAACCGCTTTCTCAACGACGACCTTCTCGCCGCGGTGGCGCCGGAACGGCAGGGCATCGATGTGTCGGTGCGGGAGGTGCTGGACACGGCGGCTCAGCGCATCGAAGGACAATTCCCCGATCAGCCCCTGGTGGAAGCTTCGCTGCGCCAGACCATCGGGCAGACCTACAGCCTCCTCGGGGTCTTCGACGCCGGCGAACCCCACCTCCTCCGCGCCCGTAGCCTCTTCGAGGAACATCTGGGGCCGGCGGATGCGAAAACCCGCGGCCTGTACCTGCGCCTGGGGCGACTGTACCGAGCGGACGGGCGCCTCGACGAGGCCGAGGACGCGCTGGAAAAGGCTCTGCGCCACGCCCCTCCCGGACCGGAAACCGCCGACTCCGTGAGTCTCGGCGCCCTCGAGGACCTGGCCGTCGTGCAGTACCAGGCGGGCGACTACGAGCGCGCCGAAGAGCTCTACCAGAGAGTCCTCGAAGCGAGGACGAGGCTCGCCGGCCGGCAGGATCCCGAGACCATGCGGGTCCTGGGAAACCTCGCCATCGTCTACCGCTTCCTCGAACGCTGGGAGGAAGCCGAAGATATCCATCGAGAGGTCCTGGCCATCAACCGGGAGCACTATGGTCCCGAGCATCCGCGAACCCTCAACGCGATCTCCAGATTCGCCGCCCTCTACCTCGGCTGGGGTCGCAACGGCGAGGCCGAAGAGCTTCTCGAGGAAGCCCTCGGGCCGATGCGCCGGGTCATGGGCGCAGAGCATCCGGAAACCCTGGTGATGGCCAACAACCTCGGCTGGCTCTACCTGCAGCAGGAGCGGTACTCGGCGGCCGAAGAGCTTCTGCTGGAGAACTTCGAGATCAAGCGCCGAGCCCTCGGCGAGCTCCACCCCAGCACCGTCGAAGGACTGCAGAATCTGGTGATTCTCTACCAGCGGACGGGAGATGAGGAGCGGCACGCAGACTTCTTGGAGCGCTATGCAGAGACTCTCCGGCGAGTCTGCGAAGGACCCACCGCCAGGACTCGGGATCGCATCGACTACGCGAACCTCCTGCTCACGGCAGCAGTTCCCAAGCTGCAAGACCCCACCCAAGCCCTCTCCGTAGCCCGTCAGGCCGTGGACGCAACGGACCGTGGCGACGCCGAGGCGCTGATGATCCTGGCGCGCGCCCAAGAACAAACGGGGGACCACAGCCAAGCCGTCTCGACGGCTCGGGAGGCCCTCGGGCTGACCGACGAAGGATCCGAGGTGCGCTCCAAGCTGGCATCGTTGCTCGCGGAGCTGAATCCCAGCCCAGCGAACGGAGCAGAGGGTCCAGCCGCCGGGGCTGACCCAGCGAGTCTTTAG